Proteins co-encoded in one Rickettsiales bacterium genomic window:
- the flgH gene encoding flagellar basal body L-ring protein FlgH, with protein sequence MKKKKINILLLSLLLSSCSTSQLDRLEWLGKKPPMSEQKVQNPTFQWPAELPKYTKPASSNSLWDGNSKTFFKDQRAGKVGDIVTVRVAVQDRAQVNNRTERRRTENDNVRVPEVFGLQGKLAGLTKVVSGSKGNPANLFDQETVLNNRGEGIINRTENINTVIAAVITKVLPNGNFAIYGSQEVRINYELRQLTVKGVIRPEDITPNNEVSLQQIAEARISYGGAGVIDDIQQPRIGNQVADILSPF encoded by the coding sequence ATGAAAAAAAAGAAAATTAACATATTATTGCTTTCGCTATTGTTAAGTTCATGCTCAACCTCTCAGCTTGATAGGCTTGAATGGCTAGGAAAAAAACCACCAATGTCAGAGCAAAAGGTTCAAAACCCTACATTTCAATGGCCGGCTGAATTGCCAAAATATACTAAGCCAGCATCTTCAAATTCATTGTGGGACGGGAACTCAAAAACTTTCTTCAAAGATCAGCGTGCAGGAAAAGTTGGCGACATAGTAACCGTTAGAGTTGCAGTGCAAGATAGAGCCCAAGTTAATAACAGAACAGAGCGTAGAAGAACTGAGAATGATAATGTTAGAGTTCCTGAAGTTTTTGGCTTGCAAGGTAAGCTAGCTGGTTTAACTAAGGTTGTTTCTGGTTCAAAAGGCAATCCAGCTAATTTGTTTGATCAAGAAACCGTTCTGAATAATAGGGGTGAAGGTATTATAAATAGAACGGAGAATATAAACACAGTTATTGCAGCTGTAATTACAAAAGTTTTGCCGAATGGAAATTTTGCAATTTATGGCAGTCAAGAAGTCAGAATTAATTATGAATTAAGGCAACTAACCGTTAAAGGTGTTATTAGGCCTGAAGATATTACACCTAATAATGAAGTTTCTCTACAGCAAATTGCAGAGGCTAGAATTTCATATGGTGGTGCAGGCGTAATTGATGATATCCAACAGCCAAGAATTGGCAACCAAGTTGCAGATATTTTATCACCTTTCTAG
- a CDS encoding bifunctional (p)ppGpp synthetase/guanosine-3',5'-bis(diphosphate) 3'-pyrophosphohydrolase translates to MDTTPQEHSKTAYAGDNLLKKIESYNPDFNRKFVKKAIDFAIEYHGSQLRASGDPYYHHPIAVAEIVADLHLDTGSVVTALLHDTVEDTDATLDIIKQEFGSEIAHLVDGVTKLDKINFKTENEKNAENFRKLLIAISEDIRVLLVKLADRLHNMRTLNFIAKPEKRLRIAKETMDIYAQLAERIGVHKIKMELQDLSFRELNFDAYNSVISRLQYLRSQDKNIIPRTIESLKGNLEKNGIKAEVSGREKMPYSIWQKMQKKKFGFEHITDIIAFRIICNSVEECYKALGIIHTNYRVVPSYFDDYISTPKANNYQSIHTVVMGDDNQRIEVQIRTKEMHQVAEYGVAAHWSYKQNVNYGVDGTQFRWIRQLLEILENASDPDEILENTKLEMYNEDVFCFTPKGDLFVLPKGATALDFAFAVHSGVGRTCVGAKVNGRLVPLRTKLKNGDQIEILQSKVTAIQQSWEGFAKTAKAKSEIRKFIRNKKMGEYSVLGKSIVNQIFLQNNSELDEQKILPLLDKFRRKTPQELYSAIGEGMIARIEIIRELFPDNNQLASRQKDESGAFETIDNEIPLKGLTSGVSVTYASCCNPLPGEKIVGIQLPVGGIAIHAADCTELEQYVDQPDRWIDLKWDDESNSGKYLSRVDVTCLNKPGVLAELANLCAKADANIYNVRIKGKGRDFCKITMDLEVKDVQHLRKVEQQLRTSEYTSSVKRNRDTQKKT, encoded by the coding sequence ATGGATACCACACCGCAGGAACATAGCAAAACCGCATACGCTGGCGATAATCTTCTTAAAAAGATTGAATCTTACAACCCAGATTTTAACCGCAAATTTGTTAAAAAAGCTATTGATTTTGCGATTGAATATCACGGCTCTCAACTTCGTGCATCTGGCGACCCATATTATCATCACCCGATTGCAGTGGCGGAAATCGTCGCGGATTTACACCTAGATACTGGCTCAGTGGTAACAGCACTTTTGCACGATACTGTTGAAGATACTGATGCCACTTTAGATATTATAAAACAAGAATTTGGTTCAGAAATTGCACATCTTGTTGATGGCGTTACAAAGCTAGACAAAATTAATTTCAAAACTGAAAATGAAAAAAACGCTGAAAATTTTAGAAAATTATTAATCGCAATCTCAGAAGATATAAGGGTTCTGCTAGTAAAACTCGCAGATAGGTTGCATAATATGCGAACGCTAAATTTTATTGCAAAGCCTGAAAAACGCTTGAGAATTGCTAAAGAAACGATGGATATTTACGCCCAACTTGCTGAAAGAATAGGCGTTCATAAAATTAAAATGGAACTTCAAGATTTATCTTTTAGAGAGCTAAATTTTGATGCATACAATTCGGTAATAAGTAGGTTGCAATATCTTCGCTCACAAGATAAAAATATAATCCCCCGCACAATAGAAAGCCTTAAGGGTAATTTAGAAAAAAATGGCATTAAGGCTGAGGTTTCAGGGCGTGAAAAAATGCCCTACTCCATCTGGCAAAAAATGCAAAAAAAGAAATTCGGCTTTGAGCATATCACGGATATTATCGCTTTTAGAATCATCTGCAATTCTGTTGAAGAATGCTATAAAGCACTAGGCATAATTCACACAAATTACCGCGTTGTGCCTAGTTATTTTGATGATTATATTTCTACTCCAAAAGCAAATAATTATCAATCAATTCACACCGTTGTAATGGGTGATGATAACCAAAGAATTGAAGTTCAGATTAGAACTAAAGAAATGCATCAAGTGGCGGAATATGGTGTTGCTGCACATTGGAGCTATAAACAAAATGTTAATTACGGCGTTGATGGCACTCAATTTCGCTGGATTAGGCAATTATTAGAAATTCTTGAAAATGCCTCTGATCCTGATGAAATCTTGGAAAACACCAAGCTAGAAATGTATAATGAAGATGTTTTCTGCTTCACACCAAAGGGGGATTTATTCGTTCTGCCAAAAGGTGCAACCGCATTAGATTTCGCATTTGCTGTGCATTCTGGAGTTGGCAGAACTTGCGTTGGTGCAAAAGTAAATGGAAGGCTTGTGCCACTTAGAACAAAACTTAAAAATGGCGATCAGATTGAAATTTTACAATCAAAAGTTACTGCAATCCAGCAATCTTGGGAGGGCTTTGCAAAAACCGCAAAGGCCAAATCTGAAATAAGAAAATTCATTCGTAATAAAAAAATGGGCGAATATTCTGTGCTTGGAAAATCAATAGTGAATCAAATTTTCTTGCAGAATAATTCTGAACTTGATGAGCAAAAAATCCTGCCTCTTCTTGATAAATTTAGAAGAAAAACTCCGCAAGAATTATACTCTGCAATCGGTGAGGGTATGATTGCTAGAATTGAAATTATCAGAGAATTATTCCCTGATAATAACCAGCTTGCAAGCCGTCAAAAAGATGAAAGCGGAGCATTTGAAACTATTGATAATGAAATACCGCTTAAGGGTTTAACTTCGGGCGTTTCCGTTACTTATGCGAGCTGTTGTAACCCATTACCCGGTGAAAAGATTGTTGGTATTCAGCTACCAGTTGGCGGAATTGCAATCCATGCCGCTGATTGCACTGAGCTTGAGCAATATGTTGATCAACCTGACAGATGGATTGATTTGAAATGGGACGATGAATCAAATAGTGGAAAATATCTCTCTCGTGTAGATGTAACTTGCCTTAATAAACCTGGGGTTTTGGCAGAGCTTGCGAATTTATGTGCTAAAGCTGATGCAAATATTTATAATGTTCGCATCAAAGGCAAAGGCAGGGATTTCTGCAAAATCACTATGGATTTAGAAGTTAAAGATGTTCAGCACCTTAGAAAAGTTGAACAACAACTCAGAACCTCAGAATATACTTCATCAGTTAAAAGAAACAGAGACACTCAGAAGAAAACCTAG
- the fliW gene encoding flagellar assembly protein FliW, which yields MLSLMENTEKQNSYNELGTEGIISVQGRFGEYQIDTSKAIYFPRGILGFKPDIHFALVNFNKQGLENFKVLQCVEDANLALPVLPSPLKNNIIDSKDMQECIKSLDLSEENTAVLFISSSTKKSDGNYDVFINAKAPIIIDTQNQVAVQYVFTNAKYSIKHKI from the coding sequence ATGTTGTCATTAATGGAAAATACTGAAAAACAAAATTCTTACAATGAACTAGGAACGGAAGGTATTATCTCAGTTCAGGGCAGGTTTGGCGAATATCAAATTGATACCTCTAAAGCTATTTATTTCCCCCGTGGCATACTTGGCTTTAAGCCAGATATACATTTTGCCTTAGTTAATTTCAACAAGCAAGGGCTTGAAAATTTCAAAGTTTTGCAATGCGTTGAAGATGCAAACCTCGCTTTGCCAGTTCTTCCTAGCCCACTAAAAAACAACATAATTGATTCAAAAGATATGCAGGAATGCATTAAATCCCTTGATTTATCAGAAGAAAATACCGCTGTTTTGTTTATTTCTAGCTCAACTAAAAAATCTGATGGCAATTATGATGTTTTTATCAACGCAAAAGCCCCGATAATAATTGATACACAAAATCAAGTTGCTGTGCAGTATGTTTTCACTAACGCAAAATATTCAATCAAGCATAAGATATAA